A DNA window from Mastomys coucha isolate ucsf_1 unplaced genomic scaffold, UCSF_Mcou_1 pScaffold21, whole genome shotgun sequence contains the following coding sequences:
- the Calm3 gene encoding calmodulin-3 → MADQLTEEQIAEFKEAFSLFDKDGDGTITTKELGTVMRSLGQNPTEAELQDMINEVDADGNGTIDFPEFLTMMARKMKDTDSEEEIREAFRVFDKDGNGYISAAELRHVMTNLGEKLTDEEVDEMIREADIDGDGQVNYEEFVQMMTAK, encoded by the exons gCTGACCAGCTGACCGAAGAACAGATTGCAG agtTCAAGGAAGCCTTCTCCCTCTTCGACAAGGATGGAGATGGCACCATTACCACCAAGGAGTTGGGGACTGTGATGAGATCGCTGGGGCAGAACCCCACTGAGGCGGAACTGCAGGACATGATTAATGAGGTGGATGCTGATG GTAATGGGACCATTGACTTCCCAGAGTTCCTGACCATGATGGCCCGAAAGATGAAGGATACAGACAGTGAGGAGGAGATACGAGAGGCCTTCCGTGTCTTTGACAAG GATGGGAATGGCTATATCAGTGCTGCCGAGCTGCGTCACGTCATGACGAACCTGGGGGAGAAGCTGACAGATGAGGAAGTGGATGAGATGATCCGAGAGGCAGACATTGATGGAGACGGCCAGGTCAATTATGAAG AGTTTGTACAGATGATGACTGCAAAGTGA
- the Ptgir gene encoding prostacyclin receptor, which yields MVASDGHTGGPPSVTPGSPLSAGGREWQGMAGSCWNITYVQDSVGPVTSTLMFLAGVVGNGLALGILGARRRSHPSAFAVLVTGLAVTDLLGTCFLSPAVFVAYARNSSLLGLAHGGTMLCDTFAFAMTFFGLASTLILFVMAVERCLALSHPYLYAQLDGPRCARLALPAIYAFCCLFCSLPLLGLGEHQQYCPGSWCFIRMRSTQPGGCAFSLAYASLMALLVTSIFFCNGSVTLSLCHMSQRRHQGSFVPTSRPREDEVYHLILLALMTVIMAVCSLPLTIRGFTQAIAPDSREMGDLLAFRFNAFNPILDPWVFILFRKAVFQRLKFWLCCLCAPFVHGDLQTPLSQPASGKRDPPAPTSLRAKEGSWMALSSWGTGQVAPLTAVPLSGGDGCSVGMPSKSEAIACSLC from the exons ATGGTAGCCAGCGATGGGCATACTGGCGGACCCCCTTCTGTCACCCCTGGGAGCCCTCTCAGTGCAGGTGGCAGAGAGTGGCAGGGCATGGCAGGCTCCTGCTGGAATATCACCTACGTTCAAGACTCGGTAGGACCTGTCACCAGCACCCTGATGTTCCTGGCTGGTGTGGTGGGCAACGGGCTGGCACTGGGCATCCTGGGTGCCCGACGGAGGTCACACCCATCGGCCTTTGCAGTGTTGGTCACTGGGCTGGCGGTGACGGATCTGCTGGGCACGTGTTTCTTGAGCCCTGCAGTGTTTGTGGCCTATGCCCGAAACAGCTCTTTGCTGGGCCTGGCCCACGGTGGGACGATGCTGTGTGACACTTTCGCCTTTGCCATGACTTTCTTTGGCCTGGCCTCCACGCTCATCCTCTTTGTCATGGCTGTGGAGCGATGCCTGGCACTCAGTCACCCCTACCTGTATGCCCAACTGGACGGGCCCCGCTGTGCCCGCTTGGCCTTGCCTGCTATCTACGCTTTCTGTTGCCTCTTCTGCTCACTGCCCCTGCTGGGCCTGGGCGAGCATCAGCAGTATTGTCCAGGGAGCTGGTGCTTCATCCGCATGCGTTCCACCCAGCCTGGTGGCTGTGCCTTCTCCCTGGCCTACGCCAGTCTCATGGCCCTGTTGGTGACCTCCATCTTCTTCTGCAATGGTTCCGTCACTCTCAGCCTCTGTCACATGTCGCAGAGACGCCACCAAGGCTCGTTTGTACCAACCTCTCGGCCACGAGAGGATGAAGTTTACCACCttattctgctggccctcatgaCAGTCATCATGGCAGTGTGTTCCTTGCCTCTCACG ATCCGAGGCTTCACTCAGGCCATCGCCCCGGACAGCAGAGAGATGGGGGATCTCCTCGCCTTCCGCTTCAATGCCTTCAACCCCATCCTGGACCCCTGGGTCTTCATCCTTTTCCGAAAGGCCGTCTTCCAGCGCCTCAAGTTCTGGTTGTGTTGCTTGTGTGCTCCTTTTGTCCACGGGGATTTGCAGACGCCCCTTTCCCAGCCCGCATCGGGGAAAAGAGACCCACCAGCTCCTACTTCTCTCCGGGCTAAGGAAGGGAGCTGGATGGCCCTGTCGTCCTGGGGCACGGGACAGGTGGCACCGTTGACTGCTGTGCCTCTGTCCGGCGGTGACGGCTGTTCTGTGGGAATGCCATCCAAATCAGAGGCCATTGCCTGCTCCCTTTGCTGA